The DNA segment CCAGGCTGCCGATCTCTGCAAAAGTAGCAGGATCTTCGTTAACAATGACTTCCGGTGTTTCTTCCGGTGTCTTAACGGTGTCTTTTTTGCAACCCAGGAAGGCGAGTAACATTAAACCAAATAGTAAGTTTTTTTTCATAAAAGGAGGTTCTTTAGGTAAGTAAATGTGGCTTGATTATAAAATTTATGGTGGTTCCAATCCGACAAAAGTAGGTTTGAGATGTTATCGGGCCTTAAGGTCTGGATTATGATATTGTTAACGATAGCGGAGCATTTAGTGATAAAAGACATTATTGAAAATACTTCCTTCTTATTTCGTGCTTAAAAGAAACATGGGCATAAAAATTGTACTTCTCCAGACCTGATTTAAAGGTTAATTTCAACAGATATGAATAATGGTTACTCAAAAGATTTGGACGATTCTCTATACACAGGAGCGATGTTTCAGTCTTTTTTTAAAGACGCTCCTCAATCTGTTGTGATTAAGGCAAATGCTCCTTATTTTACCATTCTCGCAGTCAGCGACCGCTTTGTAGACATTTCGCTGAAAAGCAGGGGGGAATTGCTCGGAAAAAACCTGTTTGATGTTTTTCCGGACAATACAAAAGATCCTTCAGGGAAGGAACGTGCGTTGTCGGCCATCACAGAGGTGATGAAAACCAAAAAGAAAGTAGACCTTCCCATTTATAAATACGACATCTATTCCAGTGAAACCGGTAAGATGGAACCTTTTTATTGGTCAAACTCGAATCAGCCCATCTTCAACGAAGCTGGAGAAGTGAGCTATATCGTGAATACCACCAGTAACGTTACGGCACAGGTGATGCTGAAAGAAATGGCTGCGACTTCAGAAGAGAACCTGGTTTTGCAGCAGCAACGCTTAAACAAGATGTTTTTGAAGGCACCAATGGGGATTGCCTTATATTCAAAAGACGATTTTGTGATCGAATATGCCAATGAAGCCATTTGTAAAATGTGGAACAAAGGTGCACCCGAAGAGGTTCTTGGACATTCCATCTTTGACCTGATTCCTTCTTTACAAGAAGCCGGTTACCGGGAAATCTATAAGCAGGTGGTCGAAACAGGTATTCCTTATCTCAGCAAAGAATCGCCTGTGACTTACGACCGTAACGGGGTAATGGAAACGTATTACTTTGACCTGAACCTGGAACCTGTCTACGGACTGAAGAAAGAAATTACAGGCATGCTTTCCCTGGCAAATGAAGTGACAGAGCAGGTGTTGACGAGAAAAAATATTGAAAATGCAGAGGAGAGACTCCGCCTTGCATCTGAAGCCACAGGAATAGGAAGCTGGGACCTGGACCTTCAAACGCGGGAGATCATTTATTCTTCCAGTCTGGCAGACCTGTTTGGGTATCCGGGAGTTACTAACCTGACTCATGAGCAACTTCGCGCTTTCATCCACCCTGAAGATACCGGAGCGGTAGAAATCGCTTTTCAAACTGCGCTGATCTCCGGGAAGTATAATTATCAGGCCAGAATCATCCGCCCGGACAAAGTTATTTACTGGATTAAAGTGATGGGAAAAGTCTTGTTCAGCAAAGAGGGGACACCATTGAGGATGTTGGGGACGGTCATGGACATTACGGAAAGCAAACATGAGGAAATTCAAAAGAACGACTTTATTGCCATCGCTAGTCATGAGTTAAAAACGCCATTAACCTCTTTAAAGGCCTATGCCCAATTGCTTAAAACAGGGAAAGGGGTGTCTGATCCGACTTTTGTAAGCAGCATTGGAACGAGG comes from the Pedobacter sp. FW305-3-2-15-E-R2A2 genome and includes:
- a CDS encoding ATP-binding protein encodes the protein MNNGYSKDLDDSLYTGAMFQSFFKDAPQSVVIKANAPYFTILAVSDRFVDISLKSRGELLGKNLFDVFPDNTKDPSGKERALSAITEVMKTKKKVDLPIYKYDIYSSETGKMEPFYWSNSNQPIFNEAGEVSYIVNTTSNVTAQVMLKEMAATSEENLVLQQQRLNKMFLKAPMGIALYSKDDFVIEYANEAICKMWNKGAPEEVLGHSIFDLIPSLQEAGYREIYKQVVETGIPYLSKESPVTYDRNGVMETYYFDLNLEPVYGLKKEITGMLSLANEVTEQVLTRKNIENAEERLRLASEATGIGSWDLDLQTREIIYSSSLADLFGYPGVTNLTHEQLRAFIHPEDTGAVEIAFQTALISGKYNYQARIIRPDKVIYWIKVMGKVLFSKEGTPLRMLGTVMDITESKHEEIQKNDFIAIASHELKTPLTSLKAYAQLLKTGKGVSDPTFVSSIGTRIEGQINKMTKLVYSFLDLSKIESNKIELTRELIDLNQIISDVASDYLFQEKNHPVTFEAEELPLIYADRHKITQVIDNLISNAIKYSPQGGKVLVTAKRQDQEVLVAVEDHGIGIDNNHTKKIFDRFYRIDDLQVKNASGFGIGLYLCADIIARHDGKIGLKSEPGVGSVFFFSLPIQAGY